In Streptomyces sp. SID8374, one genomic interval encodes:
- a CDS encoding nitroreductase family deazaflavin-dependent oxidoreductase produces the protein MAGDRAARLIQKVSSTRAFARIAPHVVPVMDRTVHRLTRGKVLPSARMLPGLVLTVPGARSGRPRVTPLACMPEGESESTWILVGSNFGRTGHPAWTANLLARPEEAVISWRGRDIPVRARLLEGAEREEVWRVALTFWPPYAAYQARVDRQIRLFRLERR, from the coding sequence ATGGCCGGTGACCGGGCCGCCCGGCTCATCCAGAAGGTCTCCTCGACCCGCGCCTTCGCCCGGATCGCCCCGCACGTCGTCCCCGTCATGGACCGCACCGTCCACCGGCTCACCCGGGGCAAGGTGCTGCCCAGCGCGCGGATGCTGCCGGGGCTCGTCCTGACGGTGCCGGGTGCGCGCAGCGGGCGGCCCCGGGTGACCCCGCTGGCCTGTATGCCGGAGGGTGAGTCCGAGAGCACCTGGATCCTGGTCGGCAGCAACTTCGGCCGTACGGGGCATCCGGCCTGGACCGCGAATCTGCTGGCCCGCCCGGAGGAGGCCGTCATCAGCTGGCGGGGCCGGGACATCCCGGTGCGGGCGCGGCTGCTGGAGGGGGCGGAGCGGGAGGAGGTGTGGCGGGTGGCGCTGACGTTCTGGCCGCCGTACGCGGCGTACCAGGCGCGGGTGGATCGGCAGATCCGGCTCTTCCGGCTGGAGCGGCGGTAG
- a CDS encoding TetR family transcriptional regulator: MTGQVRTVDGRVAGRRGQATRQKLLDCLSEMLSSSPYRDVKVIDVARKAGTSPATFYQYFPDVEGAVLEIAEEVAKEGAGLTELVAGRPWVGKAGWQTAEELVEGFLDFWRRNDAILRVIDLGAAEGDKRFYKIRMKILNSVTNSLTDSVKELQAKGKVDKDISAAAMAGSLVAMLAAVASHQKGFTTWGVKQAELRPNLALLVHLGITGKKPTK; encoded by the coding sequence ATGACAGGACAAGTACGTACCGTCGACGGCCGCGTGGCCGGTCGACGCGGTCAGGCGACGCGGCAGAAGCTGCTCGACTGCCTCAGCGAGATGCTCAGCTCCTCGCCGTACCGGGACGTCAAAGTCATCGACGTCGCCCGGAAGGCCGGGACTTCACCCGCGACTTTCTACCAGTACTTCCCCGATGTGGAGGGCGCCGTCCTCGAGATCGCCGAGGAAGTCGCCAAGGAGGGCGCCGGACTGACCGAACTGGTCGCCGGACGCCCCTGGGTCGGCAAAGCCGGCTGGCAGACGGCCGAGGAACTCGTCGAAGGATTCCTCGACTTCTGGCGCCGCAACGACGCGATCCTCCGCGTGATCGACCTCGGCGCCGCCGAAGGGGACAAGCGGTTCTACAAGATCCGCATGAAGATCCTGAACTCGGTCACCAACTCCCTCACCGATTCGGTGAAGGAGCTCCAGGCCAAGGGCAAGGTCGACAAGGACATCAGCGCCGCCGCGATGGCGGGCTCCCTGGTCGCGATGCTGGCCGCGGTCGCCTCGCACCAGAAGGGGTTCACCACCTGGGGTGTGAAGCAGGCCGAACTGCGCCCGAACCTCGCGCTGTTGGTGCACCTCGGCATCACCGGCAAGAAGCCCACGAAGTAA
- a CDS encoding VOC family protein — MAAFAHSAPCWADVQLSDLEAGKRFYGGLFGWTFRAGDGMPFADALSGGRLVAALAAKKDGRMPTAWGVYFATDDIRATVAAIREHGGQIITDPVRAGRAGIVAQAADPGGAVFGLWQPEEREGFEKQNEPGSFCWTEVHTRQPEKVDAFYEKVFGFQGTDLDEAGNDVSGDAEALVDFRMWSPEGSDPGPDTAVGGRSVITDAFPAVLPSYFLTYFAVADCDAAAELAVQLGGRVSAPPFDIPYGRMAVLVDDQGALFAVLQPSELLP; from the coding sequence ATGGCCGCATTCGCGCACTCGGCGCCGTGCTGGGCGGACGTGCAGCTCTCCGACCTCGAAGCGGGCAAGCGCTTCTACGGCGGCCTCTTCGGCTGGACCTTCCGCGCGGGCGACGGCATGCCCTTCGCGGACGCCCTGAGCGGCGGCAGGCTCGTCGCCGCTCTCGCCGCCAAGAAGGACGGGCGGATGCCGACGGCCTGGGGCGTCTACTTCGCCACCGACGACATCCGGGCCACCGTCGCCGCGATCCGAGAACACGGCGGCCAGATCATCACGGACCCCGTACGGGCCGGGCGGGCCGGGATCGTGGCGCAGGCGGCCGATCCCGGGGGCGCGGTCTTCGGCCTCTGGCAGCCCGAGGAGCGCGAAGGCTTCGAGAAGCAGAACGAGCCCGGCTCCTTCTGCTGGACCGAGGTCCACACCCGGCAGCCCGAGAAGGTGGACGCCTTCTACGAGAAGGTCTTCGGCTTCCAGGGCACCGACCTGGACGAGGCGGGCAACGACGTCTCCGGCGACGCCGAGGCGCTGGTCGACTTCCGGATGTGGTCGCCCGAGGGCTCGGACCCCGGCCCGGACACGGCCGTCGGCGGCCGCAGCGTCATCACGGACGCGTTCCCCGCCGTGCTGCCCAGCTACTTCCTCACCTACTTCGCCGTCGCCGACTGCGACGCGGCGGCCGAACTCGCCGTACAGCTCGGCGGCCGGGTCTCCGCGCCGCCCTTCGACATCCCGTACGGGCGGATGGCGGTCCTCGTCGACGACCAGGGCGCCCTCTTCGCCGTGCTCCAGCCGAGCGAGCTGCTTCCCTGA
- a CDS encoding PQQ-binding-like beta-propeller repeat protein, which yields MEQLTQHDPRRIGPFEVLGRLGAGGMGLVYLARSASGRRVAIKTVRTELAEDQLFRVRFTREVEAARAVSGFYTAAVVDADPRAAVPWLATAYVPAPSLEEIVNECGPMPTQAVRWLAAGIAEALQSIHGAGLVHRDLKPSNVLVVEDGPRVIDFGIASGVSNTRLTMTNVAVGTPAYMSPEQARDSRSVTGASDIFSLGSTLVFAATGHAPFHGANPVETVFMLLREGPDLEGLPDDLRPLIESCMQMDATQRPSPADLQAQLAPHLFASGSDDSGTASAWLPTSATAMIERRRGGGRTTPSAPSAPPPRPPQPPRAPERAPDRGPEWRGGGDLRSPSPLSSSPPAPDSGPVHLPGAKAPIGPGPRVGEGRGVAAAHPAAATGWVRPPAGLNGSSATPATPAAPTAPVPAPGPAPDTAPAAPDRWRPWRFRMSNDVWGTPVVSGDLLYVTSFEIHALDVGNGRRQFKTRDVAWAMAVEGGRIHASDGPSLYALDAATGAEQWRIQTDAWVYALKADRGTVLTATRGGGVQGWEASSGDKLWEITGAQSDFETAEAAPVIHDGTVYVWQDARLRALDARTGLERWSYPIGDAASCGGVPVRVTPAPDGYVYLAAGTRVLAVDTVSGRVRWHFESPAVFLSPPAFAPGPAVTGGGVYLADYLGTVYALDATTGKDRWRIATEARSSAEPVLVAVGNVHVGSGSALYTLDAVTGTPKWRFAAGGDVVGAPVVADGRVHFGSADHVLYTLDAAGGQLRWKLATGGEITGSPVAQAGVVYACSKDRCVYALDALKGTGTGNRART from the coding sequence ATGGAGCAGCTGACGCAGCACGACCCGAGACGGATCGGCCCGTTCGAGGTGCTGGGACGGCTCGGGGCCGGCGGCATGGGGCTGGTCTATCTCGCCCGGTCGGCGTCGGGGCGCCGGGTGGCGATCAAGACGGTGCGGACCGAGCTCGCCGAGGACCAGCTCTTCCGGGTCCGCTTCACCCGCGAGGTCGAGGCCGCCCGCGCGGTCAGCGGGTTCTACACCGCCGCCGTGGTCGACGCCGACCCCCGTGCCGCCGTGCCGTGGCTGGCCACCGCCTATGTGCCCGCGCCCTCGCTCGAAGAGATCGTCAACGAGTGCGGCCCCATGCCGACCCAGGCGGTGCGCTGGCTGGCCGCCGGGATCGCCGAGGCCCTCCAGTCGATCCACGGCGCCGGGCTCGTCCACCGCGACCTGAAGCCGTCCAACGTGCTCGTCGTCGAGGACGGCCCCCGGGTCATCGACTTCGGCATCGCGTCCGGCGTCTCCAACACCCGCCTGACCATGACGAACGTCGCCGTCGGCACCCCCGCCTACATGTCGCCCGAGCAGGCCCGGGACTCCCGCAGCGTCACCGGGGCCAGCGACATCTTCTCGCTGGGCTCCACCCTCGTCTTCGCCGCCACCGGCCACGCCCCATTCCACGGGGCCAACCCGGTCGAGACGGTGTTCATGCTGCTGCGCGAGGGGCCCGACCTGGAGGGGCTGCCGGACGACCTGCGGCCGCTCATCGAGTCGTGCATGCAGATGGACGCCACCCAGCGGCCCAGCCCCGCCGACCTCCAGGCCCAGCTCGCCCCGCACCTCTTCGCCTCCGGCAGCGACGACAGCGGTACGGCGTCGGCCTGGCTGCCGACGTCGGCCACCGCCATGATCGAACGGCGCCGGGGAGGCGGCCGCACCACCCCGTCCGCGCCTTCCGCGCCCCCGCCGCGCCCTCCGCAGCCTCCGCGCGCCCCGGAGCGTGCGCCGGACCGGGGCCCCGAGTGGCGCGGCGGCGGCGACCTGCGCTCGCCCTCCCCGCTCTCCTCCTCACCCCCGGCCCCCGACAGCGGGCCCGTCCACCTGCCCGGGGCGAAGGCGCCGATCGGGCCCGGGCCCCGGGTGGGGGAGGGGCGGGGTGTCGCCGCCGCGCACCCGGCCGCCGCGACGGGCTGGGTCCGCCCGCCCGCCGGTCTGAACGGCTCGTCCGCGACGCCCGCGACGCCTGCGGCGCCCACCGCGCCCGTACCGGCTCCCGGGCCCGCCCCGGACACCGCGCCCGCCGCCCCCGACCGGTGGCGGCCCTGGCGCTTCCGCATGTCCAACGACGTGTGGGGGACGCCCGTCGTCTCCGGTGACCTGCTGTACGTGACGTCCTTCGAGATCCACGCGCTGGACGTCGGCAACGGGCGGCGGCAGTTCAAGACCCGGGACGTGGCGTGGGCGATGGCCGTCGAGGGCGGCCGCATCCACGCCTCGGACGGCCCGTCCCTGTACGCCCTGGACGCGGCGACCGGCGCCGAGCAGTGGCGGATCCAGACCGACGCCTGGGTGTACGCGCTCAAGGCCGACCGGGGCACGGTGCTGACCGCGACCCGGGGCGGCGGCGTCCAGGGCTGGGAGGCCTCCAGCGGCGACAAGCTGTGGGAGATCACCGGGGCCCAGAGCGACTTCGAGACGGCGGAGGCCGCGCCGGTCATCCACGACGGCACGGTCTACGTCTGGCAGGACGCCCGGCTCCGCGCGCTGGACGCGCGGACGGGGCTGGAGCGCTGGTCGTACCCGATCGGCGACGCGGCCTCCTGCGGCGGTGTCCCCGTCCGGGTGACCCCGGCCCCCGACGGCTACGTCTACCTCGCGGCGGGCACCCGGGTGCTGGCCGTGGACACGGTCTCCGGTCGGGTGCGGTGGCACTTCGAGTCCCCGGCGGTCTTCCTCTCCCCGCCCGCCTTCGCGCCGGGCCCGGCGGTGACCGGGGGCGGGGTCTACCTCGCGGACTACCTCGGCACGGTGTACGCGCTGGACGCGACGACCGGCAAGGACCGCTGGCGCATCGCGACGGAGGCCCGCTCCTCGGCCGAACCGGTGCTCGTCGCGGTGGGCAATGTCCACGTGGGCAGCGGCAGCGCGCTCTACACCCTGGACGCGGTCACGGGCACCCCGAAGTGGCGCTTCGCCGCGGGCGGCGATGTGGTGGGCGCACCGGTCGTCGCGGACGGCCGGGTCCACTTCGGCTCGGCCGACCACGTCCTCTACACCCTGGACGCGGCGGGCGGCCAACTCCGCTGGAAGCTGGCCACGGGCGGCGAGATCACGGGTTCGCCGGTGGCGCAGGCGGGCGTGGTGTACGCGTGCAGCAAGGACCGCTGCGTGTACGCGCTGGATGCCCTGAAGGGCACGGGCACCGGAAACAGGGCCCGCACCTGA
- a CDS encoding FxLYD domain-containing protein, whose product MMRRQMKLAAVLVVVVLALTGFSTSTSGGKGSKSKGSSSSGGGCSNSKKSNSGYRHTDYSDDDYDDNSSSGSSGSSYGTPTPTASDGPAVRVIRCAQPRKGKRKAVTASVVELRSNDTRSYEYEVDVTFYDGRGNVVDTAETTTTLAAGDVRNLTVRMDSPRRVSEVKRCEVTAQLL is encoded by the coding sequence ATGATGCGGCGACAGATGAAGCTCGCGGCGGTCCTGGTCGTGGTGGTGCTCGCGCTCACCGGCTTCTCCACGTCCACCAGCGGCGGCAAGGGCAGCAAGAGCAAGGGCAGCAGCAGTTCGGGCGGCGGCTGCTCCAACTCCAAGAAGAGCAACAGCGGTTACCGCCACACCGACTACAGCGACGACGACTACGACGACAATTCCTCGTCCGGCTCCTCCGGTTCCTCCTACGGAACCCCCACGCCCACCGCCTCCGACGGCCCCGCCGTCCGGGTGATCCGCTGCGCCCAGCCCCGCAAGGGCAAGCGCAAGGCGGTCACCGCGTCCGTCGTGGAGCTGCGGTCGAACGACACCCGCAGTTACGAGTACGAGGTCGACGTGACGTTCTACGACGGACGCGGCAACGTCGTCGACACCGCCGAGACCACGACGACCCTCGCCGCCGGCGACGTACGCAACCTGACCGTGCGGATGGACAGCCCCCGCCGGGTCTCCGAGGTCAAGCGGTGCGAGGTCACGGCCCAACTGCTCTGA
- a CDS encoding enoyl-CoA hydratase/isomerase family protein, giving the protein MALRVERDGERGVALVVLDRPTRLNAIDLETAGELACLWRELRYDESVRAVVLTGAGTRAFCTGIDRGVEVPQPPSPYALDDPLLRIGPKANDLWKPVVAAVEGMACGGAFYLLGEAEFVVASREATFFDPHTAYGMVSAYESIAMAQRMPFGEVARMALMGTAERIGAERAYAAGLVSEVTEPGGAVAAALRAAAVIAGYPTEAVQGTVRAVWSAKEAARTQAMAQAPALIALGNLAPERQAELFAGRREGGGGGAPRVR; this is encoded by the coding sequence ATGGCCCTGCGCGTGGAGCGGGACGGGGAGCGCGGGGTCGCGCTCGTGGTCCTCGACCGGCCTACGAGGCTCAACGCCATCGACCTGGAGACCGCCGGTGAACTCGCCTGCCTGTGGCGGGAGTTGCGGTACGACGAGTCGGTGCGGGCCGTGGTCCTCACCGGGGCCGGCACCCGCGCCTTCTGCACCGGGATCGACCGGGGGGTGGAGGTCCCGCAGCCCCCGTCCCCGTACGCCCTCGATGATCCCCTCCTGCGGATCGGGCCGAAAGCGAACGATCTGTGGAAGCCGGTGGTCGCGGCCGTGGAGGGGATGGCGTGCGGCGGGGCGTTCTATCTCCTGGGTGAGGCGGAGTTCGTCGTCGCCTCGCGCGAGGCCACCTTCTTCGACCCGCACACGGCGTACGGGATGGTCTCGGCGTACGAGTCGATCGCGATGGCCCAGCGGATGCCGTTCGGGGAGGTCGCCCGGATGGCCCTGATGGGCACCGCCGAGCGGATCGGCGCCGAGCGGGCGTACGCGGCCGGGCTGGTCAGCGAGGTGACGGAGCCCGGGGGCGCGGTGGCGGCGGCGCTGCGGGCGGCGGCCGTGATCGCCGGGTACCCGACCGAGGCGGTGCAGGGCACGGTGCGGGCGGTGTGGTCGGCGAAGGAGGCCGCCCGGACGCAGGCGATGGCCCAGGCGCCCGCCCTGATCGCGCTGGGGAACCTGGCGCCGGAGCGGCAGGCGGAGCTGTTCGCGGGGCGGCGGGAGGGGGGCGGGGGCGGGGCGCCGAGGGTGCGGTGA
- a CDS encoding OB-fold domain-containing protein has protein sequence MGVNDSLLLPVADEDGAPFWEYAARGELRVQACASPACGQLRFPPRPCCPHCGSFDSEWRAMSVRGRLWSYVVPHPPLLPAYAEQAPYNAVLVELVEAPHIRLAGNVVASADAALNSVDPGRLRIGAPVRAVFCPVGPDGFPLVRWLLER, from the coding sequence ATGGGCGTGAACGATTCCCTGCTGCTCCCCGTCGCCGACGAGGACGGTGCGCCCTTCTGGGAGTACGCCGCCCGGGGCGAGCTCCGCGTCCAGGCCTGCGCCTCCCCCGCCTGCGGCCAACTGCGCTTCCCGCCCCGGCCGTGCTGCCCGCACTGCGGCTCCTTCGACAGCGAGTGGCGGGCGATGAGCGTGCGCGGGCGGCTCTGGTCGTACGTGGTCCCGCACCCGCCGCTGCTACCCGCCTACGCCGAACAGGCGCCGTACAACGCGGTGTTGGTGGAGCTGGTGGAGGCCCCGCACATCCGGCTGGCCGGGAACGTCGTCGCCTCCGCCGACGCGGCGCTGAACTCGGTGGACCCGGGGCGGCTGCGGATCGGGGCGCCGGTGCGGGCGGTTTTCTGCCCGGTGGGACCCGACGGTTTCCCGCTCGTACGCTGGCTGCTGGAGCGGTGA
- a CDS encoding lipid-transfer protein, producing MATLKDATAIAGIGQTAFAKRLPESEKTLACRAILAALDDAGIAPSEVDGFASYTMEETDEVEVAKAIGAGDVTFFSKVGYGGGGSCATLGHLAAAVATGQASVGVAWRSRKRGSGPRPWKNTAVQLPTPAQWTRPYGLLRPADEIGMLARRYMHEYGATRDHLFNVALACRNRANQNPAAIMYDRPLTREMYMTSRWISEPLCLFDNCLETDGALACVIVSAERARDCRRRPVYLHSVAQGLPAQHHGMVNYWNDDPLTGPAWTAARQLWKQADFGPDDVDVAQIYDAFTPLVPLSLEGYGFCGRGEGGAFTEGGALESGGRLPINTGGGGLSEAYVHGFNLITEGVKQLRGTSTAQVPDAATCLVTAGEGVPTSAVLLRS from the coding sequence ATGGCGACGCTCAAGGACGCGACAGCGATAGCCGGGATCGGGCAGACGGCCTTCGCGAAACGGCTCCCGGAGTCCGAGAAGACGCTCGCCTGCCGGGCGATCCTGGCCGCCCTCGACGACGCGGGCATCGCCCCCTCGGAGGTCGACGGCTTCGCCTCGTACACGATGGAGGAGACCGACGAGGTGGAGGTCGCCAAGGCGATCGGCGCCGGGGACGTCACCTTCTTCTCCAAGGTCGGTTACGGGGGCGGGGGTTCGTGCGCCACGCTCGGCCATCTCGCCGCCGCCGTCGCCACCGGGCAGGCGAGCGTCGGAGTGGCCTGGCGGTCGCGGAAGCGCGGGTCCGGGCCCCGGCCGTGGAAGAACACCGCCGTGCAGCTGCCGACCCCCGCCCAGTGGACCCGCCCCTACGGACTCCTGCGCCCCGCCGACGAGATCGGGATGCTGGCCCGCCGCTACATGCACGAGTACGGCGCCACCCGCGACCACCTCTTCAACGTCGCCCTCGCCTGCCGCAACCGGGCCAACCAGAACCCGGCCGCGATCATGTACGACCGCCCGCTGACCCGCGAGATGTACATGACCTCCCGCTGGATCAGCGAACCGCTCTGCCTCTTCGACAACTGCCTCGAAACAGATGGGGCGTTGGCCTGCGTCATCGTCTCCGCCGAGCGTGCCCGCGACTGCCGGCGGAGGCCGGTGTATCTGCACTCCGTCGCCCAGGGGCTGCCCGCCCAGCACCACGGAATGGTCAACTACTGGAACGACGACCCGCTCACCGGTCCCGCCTGGACAGCGGCCCGACAGCTGTGGAAACAGGCCGACTTCGGGCCCGACGATGTCGATGTGGCCCAGATCTACGACGCGTTCACCCCGCTCGTCCCGCTCTCCCTGGAGGGGTACGGCTTCTGCGGGCGCGGCGAGGGCGGGGCGTTCACCGAGGGCGGGGCGCTGGAGAGCGGGGGCCGGCTGCCGATCAACACCGGGGGCGGCGGGCTGAGCGAGGCGTACGTCCACGGCTTCAACCTCATCACCGAGGGCGTCAAACAGCTGCGCGGCACCTCCACCGCCCAGGTGCCGGACGCCGCCACCTGCCTGGTCACGGCGGGCGAGGGCGTACCGACATCGGCCGTACTGCTGAGGAGTTGA
- a CDS encoding FadD3 family acyl-CoA ligase gives MRGDEEWGSIPGLVREAARRYGPAEAVVEGRTRLTYAELGDRVERAAAACIAAGVEPGDRVAIWAPNTLDWIVSALGAVSAGAVLVPLNTRFKGTEAAQILRRSRARLLFVTGTFLGTSYVASLRRSEVKLPDLERVVVLADTAPEDYTSWPEFLAAGEGVPVEAVREREAAIAPSDPSDIIYTSGTTGAPKGAVITHAQTLRAYEIWSELAGLREGDRYLIVNPFFHTFGYKAGIIACLMRGATMVPQPVFNVDTVLANIAAERISVLPGPPTLHQSLLDHPARDAHDLSALRLVVTGAAVVPLQLVERLRTELGIATVLTAYGLSEASGIVTMCRRGDAPETVATTSGRAIPGTEVRVLGGPGVPGEIQVRGFTVMTGYFEDPETTADALTPDGWLRTGDVGVLDEAGNLRITDRIKDMFIVGGFNAYPAEIEQLLGLHPDIADVAVVGVPDPRLGEVGKAYAVRRRGATVTADDLIAWSRREMANFKVPRAVEFVPELPRNAGGKVVKGELRGRG, from the coding sequence ATGCGGGGCGACGAGGAGTGGGGTTCCATCCCGGGGCTGGTACGGGAGGCGGCGCGGCGGTACGGACCGGCGGAGGCGGTCGTCGAGGGCCGCACCCGCCTGACGTACGCCGAACTCGGCGACCGGGTGGAGCGCGCGGCCGCCGCGTGCATCGCCGCCGGGGTGGAGCCGGGCGACCGGGTCGCGATCTGGGCCCCGAACACGCTGGACTGGATCGTCTCCGCGCTCGGGGCGGTGAGCGCGGGCGCGGTGCTGGTCCCGCTGAACACCCGCTTCAAGGGCACGGAGGCGGCCCAGATCCTGCGCCGCAGCCGGGCCAGGCTGCTTTTTGTCACCGGCACGTTCCTGGGGACGTCGTACGTGGCGTCCCTGCGCCGGTCGGAGGTGAAGCTGCCGGACCTGGAGCGGGTGGTGGTGCTGGCGGACACGGCGCCGGAGGACTACACGAGCTGGCCGGAGTTCCTGGCGGCGGGCGAGGGCGTGCCGGTCGAGGCCGTACGGGAACGGGAGGCCGCCATCGCCCCTTCGGACCCCTCCGACATCATCTACACCTCGGGCACCACGGGCGCCCCCAAGGGTGCGGTGATCACCCATGCGCAGACGCTGCGCGCGTACGAGATCTGGAGCGAGCTGGCGGGCCTGCGCGAGGGCGACCGCTATCTCATCGTGAACCCCTTCTTCCACACTTTCGGCTACAAGGCGGGGATCATCGCCTGCCTGATGCGGGGGGCCACGATGGTCCCGCAGCCGGTGTTCAACGTGGATACGGTGCTGGCGAACATCGCGGCGGAACGTATCTCCGTGCTGCCCGGACCGCCCACCCTCCACCAGTCGCTCCTGGACCACCCGGCCCGCGACGCCCACGACCTCTCCGCCCTGCGCCTGGTGGTGACGGGCGCGGCGGTGGTCCCCCTCCAGCTGGTGGAGCGCCTGCGCACCGAACTCGGCATCGCCACGGTCCTCACGGCGTACGGCCTCTCCGAGGCGAGCGGCATCGTCACGATGTGCCGCCGGGGCGACGCGCCGGAGACCGTGGCCACCACCTCCGGCCGTGCGATCCCCGGCACCGAGGTCCGCGTCCTGGGCGGCCCCGGGGTGCCCGGCGAGATCCAGGTCCGCGGCTTCACCGTGATGACCGGCTACTTCGAGGACCCGGAGACCACGGCCGACGCGCTGACCCCGGACGGCTGGCTCCGCACCGGGGACGTGGGCGTCCTGGACGAGGCGGGCAACCTGCGGATCACGGACCGGATCAAGGACATGTTCATCGTGGGCGGCTTCAACGCCTACCCGGCCGAGATCGAACAGCTCCTGGGCCTCCACCCGGACATCGCCGACGTGGCGGTCGTCGGCGTTCCCGACCCGCGCCTCGGCGAGGTCGGCAAGGCGTACGCGGTCCGCCGCCGGGGCGCCACGGTGACGGCGGACGACCTGATCGCCTGGTCCCGCCGGGAGATGGCGAACTTCAAGGTGCCGAGGGCGGTGGAGTTCGTCCCGGAGCTCCCGCGCAACGCCGGCGGCAAGGTGGTGAAGGGGGAGCTGCGGGGGCGGGGGTAG